The following are encoded in a window of Bacillus xiapuensis genomic DNA:
- the mutM gene encoding DNA-formamidopyrimidine glycosylase gives MPELPEVETVRRTLSQLVVGKTIQKVEVRWPNIIRKPEQAEQFAEALMEETIHDIFRRGKFLIFLLDHYSLVSHLRMEGKYRLHHAGEEEEPHTHVIFTFTDGTELRYRDVRKFGTMHLFARGEAFKSLPLSQLGPEPFSEEFTVSYMKERLRKTDRKIKAVLLDQKVFVGLGNIYVDEALFRASIHPERKACSLQEEEITVLHQEIVATLKEAVEQGGSTIRSYVNSQGQIGMFQQKLFVYGRAGEPCLACGTPIEKRKTAGRGTHFCPICQTYSPS, from the coding sequence ATGCCGGAGCTTCCAGAGGTTGAAACGGTCCGGCGCACACTCAGCCAGCTGGTCGTTGGAAAAACGATCCAGAAGGTGGAGGTTCGCTGGCCGAACATCATTAGAAAACCAGAACAAGCTGAACAATTCGCCGAGGCATTAATGGAAGAAACCATTCACGATATTTTCAGACGGGGCAAGTTTTTAATTTTTTTACTGGATCACTATTCGCTTGTGTCTCACTTGCGAATGGAAGGAAAATACCGCCTGCATCATGCAGGAGAAGAAGAAGAGCCGCATACGCATGTCATTTTTACCTTTACAGATGGTACGGAGCTGAGATACCGAGATGTGCGCAAATTTGGCACCATGCATTTATTCGCAAGGGGAGAGGCATTTAAGTCATTGCCGCTGTCACAGCTGGGACCAGAACCATTTTCAGAGGAATTTACAGTCAGCTATATGAAGGAAAGACTTCGGAAAACGGATAGAAAGATCAAAGCGGTGCTGCTTGACCAAAAGGTATTTGTCGGTCTTGGCAATATATATGTGGATGAAGCTTTATTCCGCGCCAGCATCCATCCTGAACGCAAGGCCTGTTCCCTTCAAGAAGAGGAAATTACTGTCCTGCATCAGGAAATAGTAGCGACGCTCAAGGAAGCGGTGGAGCAAGGGGGCAGCACCATCCGCTCCTATGTCAACAGCCAGGGACAGATAGGAATGTTTCAGCAAAAGCTGTTCGTATACGGACGCGCGGGAGAGCCTTGTTTAGCATGCGGCACCCCAATTGAAAAAAGGAAAACGGCTGGCAGAGGCACGCATTTTTGCCCGATTTGTCAAACATACAGCCCTTCCTGA
- the polA gene encoding DNA polymerase I, whose translation MKKKIVLIDGNSVAYRAFFALPLLNNDKGVHTNAIYGFTMMLMKILEEEQPTHMLVAFDAGKTTFRHQTFEEYKGGRQKTPPELSEQFPYLRELLKAYKIPHYELDNYEADDIIGTLSLQAEQAGFEVKVFSGDKDLTQLSSKATTVCITRKGITDIEVYTPAHVQEKYGLTPEQIIDMKGLMGDKSDNIPGVPGVGEKTAIKLLKQFGTVEELLASIDEVSGKKLKEKLAEHKDQALMSKELATIMRDVPVDFSLEELKYKEPDETQVYELFKDLGFNSLLNKLERPAAEAAAHQPVRYSLATELDDQFFSGSSSFYLEMITDNYHHAEIAGFGLADDQGVSFIPAETALHSPAFRAWAEDEQQKKSVFDAKRTIIGLRRHGIELRGVDFDVLLASYLINPSESPEDFAAVAKLHGLGNIQADEAVYGKGAKRKLPEEEVYAEHIASKAAALEELKEKCLKELKENEQLELFYDLELPLAHILADMESAGVQVDADRLKQMGEELKSQLAVIERTIHQLAGTEFNINSPKQLGTVLFEKLGLPPIKKTKTGYSTSADVLEKLASSHEIVEHILHYRQLGKLQSTYIEGLLKVVDDSSGKIHTRFNQALTQTGRLSSTEPNLQNIPIRLEEGRKIRQAFVPASSEAVIFAADYSQIELRVLAHIADDEKLMDAFRQDMDIHTKTAMDVFHVTKEEVDSNMRRQAKAVNFGIVYGISDYGLSQNLGITRKEAAQFIERYFASYPGVKEYMEAIVREAKEKGYVTTLLNRRRYLPEITSRNFNLRSFGERTAMNTPIQGSAADIIKKAMIDTAARLEKEKLQSKLLLQVHDELIFEVPNKEIEIMSKLVPEVMEHAVELKVPLKVDYSYGPTWYDAK comes from the coding sequence TTGAAGAAGAAAATAGTGCTGATCGATGGAAACAGTGTGGCGTACCGGGCGTTTTTTGCGCTTCCTTTGCTGAATAATGATAAAGGCGTACATACGAATGCAATATATGGATTTACCATGATGCTCATGAAGATTTTAGAGGAGGAGCAGCCGACTCACATGCTCGTGGCGTTCGATGCCGGGAAAACGACATTCCGCCACCAGACATTTGAAGAATACAAAGGCGGCCGGCAAAAAACGCCGCCCGAGCTGTCTGAACAATTTCCTTATTTGCGGGAGCTGCTGAAAGCCTATAAAATTCCGCATTATGAACTGGATAATTATGAAGCGGATGATATTATTGGAACGCTGTCTTTACAGGCGGAACAAGCGGGCTTTGAAGTGAAGGTGTTTTCAGGTGATAAAGATTTAACCCAGCTAAGCTCAAAGGCAACGACTGTCTGCATCACCCGCAAAGGCATCACCGATATCGAGGTGTACACCCCGGCTCATGTTCAGGAAAAATACGGATTGACACCAGAGCAAATCATCGATATGAAAGGTTTGATGGGGGATAAATCGGATAATATTCCCGGTGTGCCCGGTGTAGGAGAGAAGACGGCGATTAAATTGCTCAAGCAGTTCGGCACAGTGGAAGAGCTGTTAGCATCCATCGATGAAGTAAGCGGCAAAAAGCTCAAAGAAAAATTGGCAGAGCATAAGGATCAAGCCTTGATGAGCAAGGAGCTTGCGACAATTATGCGCGATGTGCCAGTGGATTTTTCTTTGGAGGAGCTCAAGTACAAGGAGCCGGATGAGACGCAAGTATATGAGCTGTTTAAAGATCTCGGCTTTAACTCTTTGCTTAATAAATTGGAGCGTCCGGCCGCTGAGGCAGCTGCGCATCAGCCTGTCCGCTACAGCCTGGCAACCGAACTGGATGACCAATTTTTCAGCGGAAGTTCTTCCTTTTATTTGGAAATGATCACAGATAATTATCATCATGCCGAGATTGCTGGATTCGGCTTAGCCGATGATCAGGGAGTTTCTTTCATCCCTGCGGAAACGGCGCTTCATTCTCCCGCTTTTCGGGCATGGGCTGAAGACGAGCAGCAGAAGAAATCCGTATTCGATGCGAAGCGCACTATTATTGGTTTGCGGCGCCATGGGATCGAATTAAGAGGAGTGGATTTTGATGTGCTGCTGGCTTCCTATTTAATTAATCCATCCGAATCCCCAGAAGATTTTGCGGCCGTGGCAAAGCTGCATGGCCTCGGAAATATTCAGGCGGATGAAGCGGTGTATGGCAAAGGAGCAAAACGAAAACTGCCCGAAGAAGAGGTATACGCTGAGCATATTGCTTCGAAAGCTGCGGCCTTAGAAGAATTGAAAGAGAAATGTTTAAAAGAGCTGAAAGAAAACGAACAGCTTGAATTATTCTATGACTTAGAGTTGCCGCTGGCCCATATTCTGGCCGACATGGAATCAGCGGGTGTCCAAGTTGATGCCGATCGCTTGAAGCAAATGGGGGAAGAATTGAAAAGTCAGCTGGCGGTGATTGAACGGACGATCCATCAGTTAGCCGGCACGGAATTTAACATTAATTCACCAAAGCAGCTTGGAACGGTTCTTTTTGAAAAGCTGGGTTTGCCTCCGATTAAGAAAACGAAAACCGGCTATTCTACATCAGCGGACGTGCTGGAGAAGCTTGCTTCTTCACATGAAATTGTTGAGCATATCCTTCATTACCGCCAGCTTGGCAAATTACAATCTACTTATATTGAAGGGCTGCTGAAGGTTGTGGATGACAGCAGCGGAAAAATTCATACTCGTTTTAATCAAGCGCTGACGCAGACCGGCCGATTAAGCTCCACGGAACCTAATTTGCAAAACATTCCCATCCGTTTGGAGGAAGGCAGAAAAATTCGCCAAGCGTTTGTTCCTGCAAGCAGCGAGGCGGTGATCTTTGCAGCTGATTATTCGCAAATTGAACTGCGTGTGTTGGCCCATATCGCTGACGATGAAAAATTGATGGATGCTTTTCGCCAAGATATGGATATTCATACGAAGACGGCCATGGATGTCTTTCATGTAACGAAAGAAGAAGTGGACAGCAATATGCGCCGCCAAGCGAAAGCGGTGAATTTTGGAATCGTGTATGGCATCAGCGATTATGGCCTGTCACAAAACTTGGGAATCACAAGGAAAGAAGCCGCTCAATTTATTGAGCGTTATTTCGCTTCTTATCCGGGTGTGAAAGAATATATGGAGGCAATTGTCCGCGAAGCCAAGGAAAAAGGATACGTCACTACACTGCTGAATCGGCGGCGGTATCTCCCTGAAATCACAAGCCGCAATTTTAACTTGCGCAGTTTTGGCGAGAGAACGGCCATGAACACACCGATTCAAGGAAGCGCGGCTGATATTATTAAGAAAGCGATGATTGACACAGCGGCAAGGCTAGAGAAGGAGAAGCTGCAGTCAAAGCTGCTTTTGCAGGTGCACGATGAATTAATTTTTGAAGTGCCGAACAAAGAAATCGAAATCATGAGCAAGCTTGTGCCAGAGGTGATGGAGCACGCGGTCGAATTAAAGGTTCCTTTAAAAGTTGACTATTCTTATGGTCCGACCTGGTATGATGCGAAATAA
- the pnpS gene encoding two-component system histidine kinase PnpS has product MIKFRTRLVLALISLIVLVLIALGVILGQMFKGYYLDTFNERLEKEADLLADQIKRDGGIAQFSNEQVQQWSKRLKVRVTVAEPSGKILFDSKGGDGSKQSDHQQIIKRIATLKDPETYQESLAVKYGEQYRWSIIAGQDGAGEALLVLNTKVRELHHIYQQIWLILLSSLGASLILIIFVGTKITNRYTRPIESATKVAIELAKGNYRARTYETPPDEVGMLNTSINILARNLQEMMQAQEVHQNRLTTLIENMESGLLLIDDRGFITMINKSFKKYFHIKDEQLIKRRYHEAIRYKEVVEIIEEVFMTEQNVRKQLLLPLGIERKHFEVSGAPIIGTNDEWKGILIVFHDITELKKLEQMRKDFVANVSHELKTPITSIKGFSETLLDGAMNDKEALTMFLNIIFKESERMQTLVMDLLELSKIEQKGIKLILKTVRIDTMIREIIPTLENRIEEKNIELTMNMQENLEVKGDIYRLKQVFFNLITNAILYTQEGGRIFIGAYEEERYVIVEISDNGIGISKEEVPRIFERFYRVDKARSRNSGGTGLGLAIVKHILEAHDAKISVQSEINEGTTFIVKLKKQPIIEE; this is encoded by the coding sequence ATGATTAAGTTTCGCACTCGTCTCGTGCTGGCGCTCATTTCTTTGATTGTTCTAGTATTAATTGCTCTTGGAGTCATTCTGGGACAGATGTTCAAAGGGTATTATTTAGACACATTTAATGAGCGGTTGGAGAAAGAGGCGGATTTACTAGCTGATCAAATCAAAAGGGACGGCGGGATTGCACAGTTTTCTAATGAACAAGTGCAGCAATGGAGCAAGCGTTTAAAAGTTCGCGTCACGGTGGCCGAGCCTTCGGGGAAAATCCTCTTTGACAGCAAGGGGGGAGATGGTTCGAAGCAATCCGACCATCAGCAAATTATCAAGCGCATTGCTACGCTGAAGGATCCGGAAACTTATCAGGAGTCACTAGCTGTTAAATACGGAGAGCAGTACCGCTGGAGCATCATTGCCGGTCAAGATGGCGCAGGAGAAGCCCTGTTAGTGCTAAACACGAAGGTTCGTGAGCTTCATCACATTTATCAGCAAATTTGGCTGATACTCTTATCCTCTCTTGGCGCGTCACTCATCTTAATCATTTTTGTTGGCACAAAAATCACGAACCGCTATACGAGACCGATCGAATCGGCAACAAAAGTAGCGATTGAGCTCGCAAAGGGCAATTATCGGGCAAGAACGTACGAAACACCGCCCGACGAAGTCGGAATGCTCAATACTTCCATTAACATTCTCGCCCGTAACCTGCAAGAAATGATGCAAGCGCAAGAAGTGCATCAAAACCGGCTGACCACATTAATCGAGAATATGGAAAGCGGTCTGCTGTTGATTGATGATCGCGGCTTTATTACGATGATCAATAAATCCTTTAAAAAGTATTTTCATATCAAGGATGAGCAATTAATTAAAAGACGATATCATGAAGCCATTCGGTACAAAGAAGTAGTGGAAATAATTGAAGAAGTATTTATGACCGAGCAAAACGTGCGTAAGCAGCTGCTTTTGCCGCTCGGCATTGAGAGAAAGCATTTTGAAGTATCTGGAGCGCCGATCATCGGTACGAATGATGAATGGAAGGGGATTCTTATCGTCTTTCATGATATTACGGAACTGAAGAAACTGGAACAAATGCGCAAGGATTTCGTCGCAAATGTTTCTCATGAACTGAAAACGCCGATTACTTCCATTAAAGGATTTTCGGAAACCTTGCTTGATGGCGCGATGAATGACAAAGAAGCATTGACCATGTTTTTGAATATTATATTTAAAGAAAGCGAGCGCATGCAGACACTGGTCATGGACTTGCTTGAATTGTCCAAGATTGAGCAGAAAGGGATTAAGCTCATTCTCAAAACGGTCCGCATCGATACGATGATTCGCGAGATTATCCCGACACTTGAAAATCGGATAGAAGAAAAGAATATTGAATTGACGATGAATATGCAAGAGAACCTCGAAGTGAAAGGTGACATTTACCGGCTTAAACAAGTGTTCTTCAATTTAATTACGAACGCGATCCTGTACACGCAAGAAGGCGGCCGCATCTTTATCGGCGCCTATGAAGAAGAACGCTATGTTATTGTGGAGATCTCCGATAATGGAATCGGGATAAGCAAAGAAGAAGTGCCGAGGATTTTCGAACGCTTTTATCGGGTAGATAAAGCAAGAAGCCGAAATTCGGGAGGAACAGGGCTTGGTTTGGCGATCGTAAAGCATATTTTAGAAGCGCATGATGCCAAGATTAGCGTTCAAAGTGAAATTAATGAAGGCACCACCTTTATTGTAAAACTAAAGAAACAACCCATTATAGAAGAGTAA
- a CDS encoding response regulator transcription factor — protein sequence MTKTILVVDDEKSIVTLIKYNLEQAGYHVITALDGGEGLKKALEDHPDLIILDWMLPNLDGMEVCKDLRQRKVSTPILMLTAKDEEFDKVLGLELGADDYMTKPFSPRELTARVKAILRRIQHMPKMEEPDSEDKQYLEVAELKIFPEQYEAYFFGELLELTPKEFELLLYLVENKGRVLTRDQLLSAVWKYDFAGDTRIVDVHISHLREKIEKNTRKPQYIKTIRGLGYKLEEPKTS from the coding sequence ATGACAAAAACGATACTAGTTGTGGACGATGAAAAATCGATTGTCACATTAATCAAATATAATTTAGAGCAGGCGGGTTATCATGTAATTACTGCTTTGGATGGAGGAGAAGGCTTAAAAAAAGCGTTAGAGGATCATCCGGATTTAATCATTCTGGATTGGATGCTTCCCAATCTGGATGGCATGGAAGTGTGCAAAGATTTAAGGCAGCGCAAAGTGAGCACGCCTATATTAATGCTGACAGCAAAAGATGAAGAGTTTGATAAGGTGCTTGGATTAGAGCTTGGAGCGGATGATTATATGACTAAGCCGTTCAGTCCGCGTGAATTAACGGCGCGCGTTAAAGCGATCCTGCGGAGAATTCAGCATATGCCGAAAATGGAAGAGCCGGATAGTGAGGATAAACAATACTTAGAAGTAGCGGAGCTGAAAATATTCCCCGAACAGTATGAAGCCTACTTCTTTGGCGAACTGCTGGAATTAACGCCGAAAGAATTTGAATTGCTTCTTTATCTCGTGGAGAATAAAGGACGTGTTCTTACACGTGATCAATTATTAAGTGCTGTATGGAAGTATGATTTTGCCGGCGACACGAGAATAGTTGACGTTCACATTAGCCATTTGCGTGAAAAAATAGAAAAAAATACAAGAAAGCCCCAATACATAAAAACGATTCGTGGACTTGGATATAAATTAGAGGAGCCCAAAACTTCATGA
- the mdh gene encoding malate dehydrogenase yields the protein MGLQRKKISVIGAGFTGATTAFLLAQKELGDVVLVDVPQAEGPTKGKALDMLEASPVQGFDANIIGTADYADTEGSDIVIITAGIARKPGMSRDDLVQTNQKVMKAVTAQVVQYSPSCRIIVLTNPVDAMTYTVYKESGFPKNRVIGQSGVLDTARFRTFIAQELNLSVKDITGFVLGGHGDDMVPLVRYSYAGGIPLETLLPKERLDAIVERTRKGGGEIVALLGNGSAYYAPAASLVEMTEAILKDQRRIMPSIAYLEGEYGYEGIYLGVPAILGKDGIEKIIELELTEEEKAALNKSADSVRNVMKALA from the coding sequence ATGGGTTTGCAGCGCAAAAAAATATCTGTTATTGGTGCAGGATTTACCGGTGCAACAACTGCTTTCCTTCTTGCTCAGAAAGAGCTTGGAGATGTCGTGCTAGTGGATGTTCCTCAAGCGGAAGGCCCGACAAAAGGGAAAGCGCTTGATATGCTCGAAGCTAGCCCGGTTCAAGGCTTTGACGCGAACATAATCGGCACGGCTGACTACGCGGATACGGAGGGTTCCGATATCGTCATTATCACGGCGGGAATCGCACGTAAACCGGGCATGAGCCGTGATGACTTAGTGCAAACCAACCAAAAAGTCATGAAAGCTGTTACAGCGCAAGTGGTTCAATACTCACCAAGCTGCCGAATTATCGTTTTAACAAACCCAGTGGATGCGATGACTTATACTGTATATAAAGAATCCGGTTTCCCTAAAAACCGTGTAATTGGACAATCCGGTGTGTTGGATACTGCCCGCTTCCGCACATTTATCGCCCAGGAGCTGAATCTTTCTGTTAAAGACATTACGGGCTTCGTCTTGGGCGGTCATGGCGATGATATGGTGCCGCTTGTACGCTATTCTTACGCGGGCGGCATTCCATTAGAAACGCTTCTTCCGAAAGAGCGTTTAGATGCCATTGTAGAACGAACTCGCAAAGGCGGCGGTGAAATCGTAGCCCTTTTAGGCAACGGCTCTGCTTATTATGCGCCTGCGGCTTCCCTAGTGGAAATGACAGAAGCCATTCTTAAAGATCAGCGCCGCATAATGCCTTCCATTGCCTATCTGGAAGGAGAATATGGGTATGAGGGCATTTATCTCGGTGTGCCGGCCATACTTGGAAAAGACGGAATTGAAAAAATTATCGAACTTGAATTAACTGAGGAAGAAAAGGCAGCTCTTAACAAATCTGCTGATTCTGTCCGCAATGTGATGAAAGCACTTGCTTAA
- the icd gene encoding NADP-dependent isocitrate dehydrogenase: MTQGEKITVQNGVLNVPNQPIIPFIEGDGIGPDIWAAASRVLDAAVEKAYNGEKKIEWMEVYAGEKAFNKTGKWLPEETLEQIREYLIAIKGPLTTPVGGGIRSLNVALRQELDLFVCLRPVRYFEGVPSPVKRPEDTDMVIFRENTEDIYAGIEYAEGSEDVKKLLNFLQAEMGVNKIRFPETSGLGIKPVSKEGTSRLVRAAINYAIKEGRKSVTLVHKGNIMKFTEGAFKNWGYELAEKEFGDQVFTWAQYDRIKEEQGKDAANKAQADAEAAGKVIVKDSIADIFLQQILTRPKEFDVVATMNLNGDYISDALAAQVGGIGIAPGANINYETGHAIFEATHGTAPKYAGLDKVNPSSVLLSGVLMLEHLGWNEAAQLITKSVEKTIASKVVTYDFARLMDGATEVKTSEFADELIKNL; this comes from the coding sequence ATGACTCAAGGCGAAAAAATCACGGTTCAAAATGGTGTTCTAAATGTCCCTAATCAGCCGATTATTCCATTTATTGAAGGGGATGGAATTGGTCCTGATATTTGGGCGGCAGCTTCCCGGGTATTAGATGCAGCGGTTGAAAAAGCTTACAACGGCGAGAAGAAAATTGAATGGATGGAAGTATACGCTGGGGAAAAAGCTTTCAACAAAACCGGCAAATGGCTTCCGGAAGAAACACTGGAGCAAATCCGGGAATATTTAATTGCGATTAAAGGTCCGTTAACAACTCCTGTAGGGGGCGGTATCCGTTCATTAAACGTCGCTCTTCGGCAGGAATTAGACTTGTTTGTATGTCTTCGCCCAGTGCGCTACTTCGAAGGAGTTCCTTCGCCGGTCAAGCGCCCGGAAGATACAGACATGGTGATTTTCCGTGAAAATACAGAGGATATTTATGCGGGGATTGAATATGCTGAAGGCTCAGAAGATGTGAAGAAACTGCTTAACTTCCTGCAGGCTGAAATGGGTGTAAACAAAATCCGTTTCCCTGAAACATCCGGACTTGGCATCAAGCCGGTTTCTAAGGAAGGTACAAGCCGTCTCGTGCGCGCGGCCATTAATTATGCAATTAAAGAAGGGCGCAAATCCGTTACCTTAGTACATAAAGGAAACATCATGAAGTTTACTGAGGGGGCCTTCAAGAACTGGGGCTACGAGCTGGCTGAGAAAGAATTCGGCGATCAGGTGTTTACTTGGGCCCAATACGACAGAATTAAAGAAGAACAAGGAAAAGATGCAGCGAATAAAGCGCAGGCCGATGCGGAAGCAGCCGGCAAAGTGATTGTGAAAGATTCCATTGCGGATATCTTCCTGCAGCAGATCTTAACTCGTCCAAAGGAGTTCGACGTGGTGGCTACAATGAACTTGAATGGCGATTATATCTCTGACGCGCTAGCAGCTCAAGTTGGCGGTATCGGAATCGCCCCTGGTGCGAATATTAACTATGAAACTGGCCATGCGATCTTTGAAGCGACACACGGCACCGCTCCTAAATATGCCGGCTTAGATAAAGTGAATCCTTCATCGGTTCTTCTTTCAGGCGTGTTAATGCTTGAGCATTTAGGATGGAATGAGGCAGCGCAGCTAATCACCAAATCAGTGGAGAAAACCATCGCTTCTAAAGTGGTTACTTATGACTTTGCCCGTCTGATGGATGGAGCAACAGAAGTGAAAACATCCGAATTTGCTGATGAATTAATTAAGAATCTATAA
- the citZ gene encoding citrate synthase, producing the protein MTTTRGLEGVVATTSSVSSIIDDTLTYAGYNIDDLAENASFEEVVYLLWHRRLPTRSELDELKQQLADNYDLPEEIYHHFKMYPIDRVHPMAALRTAVSLLGLYDEEADVMSDEANYRKAVRLQAKLPALVTAFARIRKGEEPVAPRKDLGMAANFLYMLSGREPESVEVEAFNKALVLHADHELNASTFTARVCVATLSDVYSGVTSAISALKGPLHGGANEQVMKMLSEIGSTDNVEPYILNKLNNKEKIMGFGHRVYRKGDPRAKHLKEMSKKLTESKGEPKWYEMSTEIERIVTSQKNLPPNVDFYSASVYHSLGIEHDLFTPIFAVSRISGWLAHILEQYSNNRLIRPRAEYTGPEMQRYVPIEERG; encoded by the coding sequence ATGACGACAACTCGCGGATTAGAAGGAGTAGTAGCAACTACATCGTCGGTAAGTTCCATTATTGACGACACTCTTACATATGCAGGCTATAATATTGATGATTTGGCTGAAAATGCAAGTTTTGAAGAGGTTGTTTATTTGCTTTGGCACCGTCGGCTTCCTACACGGTCGGAATTAGACGAATTAAAGCAGCAACTAGCAGATAACTATGACCTCCCTGAAGAGATCTATCATCATTTTAAAATGTATCCGATTGACCGAGTTCATCCGATGGCCGCATTGCGAACAGCTGTTTCTTTGCTCGGGTTATACGATGAGGAAGCGGATGTCATGAGCGATGAAGCGAATTATCGCAAAGCCGTCCGCCTCCAAGCGAAGCTTCCTGCGCTTGTAACAGCTTTCGCCCGCATACGCAAAGGCGAAGAGCCCGTTGCTCCGCGCAAAGACTTGGGAATGGCCGCTAATTTCTTATATATGCTATCCGGCAGGGAGCCTGAGTCAGTGGAGGTGGAAGCGTTTAACAAAGCTCTTGTTCTGCATGCGGATCACGAATTAAACGCATCCACCTTTACAGCGCGCGTTTGTGTGGCTACATTATCCGATGTTTATTCAGGGGTAACGTCTGCCATCAGTGCATTAAAAGGGCCTCTTCATGGCGGAGCCAACGAGCAGGTAATGAAGATGCTTTCAGAAATCGGTTCGACTGATAACGTGGAACCTTATATTTTAAATAAATTAAACAATAAGGAAAAAATTATGGGCTTTGGCCACCGCGTGTACCGCAAAGGCGACCCGCGCGCCAAACACTTGAAAGAAATGTCCAAAAAGCTGACGGAAAGCAAGGGAGAGCCAAAGTGGTATGAAATGTCCACTGAGATTGAAAGAATAGTCACATCACAGAAGAATCTTCCTCCCAATGTGGATTTCTATTCCGCATCTGTTTACCACAGCTTAGGCATTGAACATGACCTGTTTACGCCTATCTTTGCAGTAAGCCGTATCTCCGGCTGGCTGGCGCATATTTTGGAGCAATATTCCAATAACCGCCTGATCCGTCCAAGAGCGGAATACACGGGACCGGAAATGCAAAGATATGTGCCGATTGAGGAGCGCGGATAA
- a CDS encoding DUF441 domain-containing protein has product MQAYLFLLLLLLISLFAKNQSLLIAVCVLLVMKVAGVDEKLFSIIQSKGINWGVTMITIAVLAPIAVGDIGFKELGESLKSPYAWVALLSGMAVALLAKNGVVLLAEDPHITTALVLGTIAAIALFNGVAVGPLIGAGIAYAAMKLFEVFQ; this is encoded by the coding sequence ATGCAAGCTTACTTATTTTTACTTTTATTGCTCCTGATCAGCCTGTTTGCTAAGAACCAGTCGCTGCTGATTGCGGTTTGTGTTCTGCTCGTTATGAAAGTGGCGGGTGTGGATGAAAAATTATTTTCCATAATTCAGTCCAAAGGAATTAACTGGGGAGTCACGATGATTACGATCGCCGTCTTGGCTCCAATTGCCGTCGGGGATATTGGATTTAAAGAGCTGGGCGAGTCGCTGAAATCGCCTTATGCTTGGGTTGCTCTCCTGTCCGGAATGGCGGTCGCTCTGCTGGCGAAAAACGGTGTCGTTTTATTGGCGGAGGACCCTCATATAACGACGGCTCTCGTTCTCGGTACAATTGCGGCGATCGCTTTGTTTAACGGAGTGGCGGTCGGTCCTCTGATCGGCGCAGGGATTGCTTATGCAGCGATGAAGCTGTTCGAGGTGTTTCAATAG